In Trichoderma asperellum chromosome 1, complete sequence, a single window of DNA contains:
- a CDS encoding uncharacterized protein (EggNog:ENOG41), whose protein sequence is MSASSQGTTRPFKGSKSSSSQNPLMEVKIDQHFKAKVYTSGSTIAGHVAVRALKDTSFDHLDIVFVGISATRLDFVQQYPSHSFRPFLKIRMPIQESDLPQDQVFRAGSDYKIPFHFVVPHQLTIGACNHTCLSPEVRERHLRLPPSLGAWEADDQAPDMTQIEYAINAKAIQRVNGAAVKALEAHHVLKVLPSLPEDAPLDITFRDEWYKLSKTKTIRKSLFSSKTGQFTANAVQPNAVMLSADGHKSSMTSVRVNLEYAPSSAETAPPKVNSVTGKLVSTTFFSAVPIDHLPNLGSRTNCESTPCLNYTTTHSLFTLPVDSVSWMQKDATLHSRRDSGYSSTVIEGDASETDNSAAEGRGRQNSRGKGSKTPKLSTVKHTTDLEIPFTISNSNKKLFLPTFHSCLISRTYTLQLSLSVGPTNTAIALSVPVQVGVETIYEPQDHELPSFESAVAEEEADAYLQPRVIHAPESALQNDNRLPGYSELSRRTVSVA, encoded by the coding sequence ATGTCCGCTTCATCCCAAGGAACAACTCGCCCTTTCAAAGGGTCCAAGAGCAGCTCTTCACAGAATCCTCTCATGGAGGTCAAGATAGATCAGCACTTCAAGGCTAAGGTCTATACATCTGGATCTACCATTGCCGGTCATGTTGCCGTTCGCGCCCTGAAAGATACTTCCTTCGATCACCTGGACATTGTTTTTGTTGGCATTTCTGCCACAAGACTTGACTTTGTTCAGCAGTATCCTTCTCACTCCTTCAGACCATTCTTGAAGATCCGCATGCCGATTCAAGAGTCCGATTTACCACAAGATCAGGTGTTTCGGGCTGGGAGCGACTACAAGATACCGTTCCACTTTGTTGTCCCTCACCAACTCACCATCGGGGCTTGCAACCACACCTGCTTGTCACCAGAGGTACGGGAGCGACATTTACGACTTCCTCCCAGCCTGGGAGCTTGGGAGGCCGATGACCAAGCTCCAGACATGACCCAAATTGAATATGCCATCAACGCAAAGGCGATTCAACGTGTAAACGGAGCTGCCGTAAAGGCCTTGGAAGCGCACCATGTTCTTAAAGTGCTTCCTTCGCTCCCTGAGGACGCACCCCTCGACATAACTTTCCGAGATGAGTGGTATAAGCTGTCCAAGACCAAAACGATTCGAAAGAGCTTGTTCTCGAGCAAAACGGGCCAATTTACCGCTAATGCCGTTCAACCCAACGCTGTCATGCTTTCTGCAGACGGACACAAGTCCTCGATGACGAGTGTCCGTGTTAATTTGGAATACGCCCCATCTTCGGCTGAGACGGCACCTCCCAAGGTCAACTCTGTCACAGGAAAACTCGTATCTACGACCTTTTTTAGCGCCGTGCCGATCGATCATCTGCCGAATCTAGGTAGTCGAACCAACTGCGAGAGCACCCCTTGCCTGAATTATACGACAACACACTCCTTATTCACTCTTCCAGTGGATTCTGTGTCGTGGATGCAGAAAGACGCGACATTGCACTCCCGAAGAGACTCGGGCTATTCGAGCACTGTTATAGAAGGGGATGCCTCCGAAACGGATAACTCGGCTGCTGAGGGAAGAGGACGACAGAACAGCAGAGGCAAAGGCTCTAAAACGCCTAAACTTTCGACTGTCAAGCACACCACAGATCTTGAGATCCCATTCACCATTTCCAACTCGAACAAAAAGCTTTTCTTACCAACCTTTCACTCGTGTTTAATTTCCCGAACTTACACTCTGCAATTAAGCTTGTCAGTGGGACCGACCAATACTGCCATTGCGCTTTCGGTGCCTGTGCAAGTTGGCGTCGAAACAATCTATGAGCCGCAGGATCACGAGCTTCCTAGCTTTGAAAGCGCTgtggcagaggaggaggcagacGCATATTTACAGCCTCGCGTCATACATGCCCCAGAGTCGGCGCTACAGAATGATAATCGGCTACCAGGATACAGCGAACTGAGCCGCCGAACCGTTAGCGTTGCTTAA
- a CDS encoding uncharacterized protein (TransMembrane:2 (i54-79o99-120i)), with amino-acid sequence MAEKLSYESYHPLHAATNQLLMTWSCWKPSVDSALKGVALPPSYAPLRLSFCSLLFDFQSSASILLSLLAICLFIRLHYDYNTTETSWSIILLYLSREVCLELLSASISATYSATIHLLLRRLILHFLDKDYH; translated from the coding sequence ATGGCCGAGAAGCTCTCTTACGAGTCCTATCACCCCCTCCATGCCGCCACGAACCAGCTCTTGATGACCTGGTCATGCTGGAAACCCTCAGTTGACTCAGCTCTTAAGGGCGTTGCCCTCCCCCCGTCTTATGcgcctcttcgtctttcGTTCTGCAGCTTGCTATTTGACTTCCAATCATCCGCCAGTATCTTGCTTTCCTTGCTTGCCATCTGTTTGTTTATTCGCCTGCATTACGATTATAATACGACTGAGACTTCCTGGAGCATAATATTGTTATATCTATCACGAGAAGTGTGTTTGGAACTGCTATCCGCCAGCATATCGGCCACATACTCGGCAACTATTCATCTATTACTACGACGATTAATTCTTCACTTCCTTGATAAGGATTATCACTAG
- a CDS encoding uncharacterized protein (EggNog:ENOG41~TransMembrane:1 (o140-157i)) yields MPSSKRDYPSSMYPEHGSSYSSSSYSHGSRRGDGDGARRNGDSHRSYNHDYRRGRDYRRGDRSERYIREDSHSARRDSRRDDNRPHDRDSKYNDVERKGRSSSLGILERVLPHDFRPSKADPEARIHRLQKEKECPGFDWTPGLVLGLIGAAALFNHERSLIRRQRKEYYD; encoded by the coding sequence aTGCCTTCTTCAAAACGAGATTATCCTAGCAGCATGTATCCCGAGCACGGGTCTAGCtacagctccagcagctacAGCCATGGCAGCAGacgtggcgatggcgatggcgcgCGAAGGAATGGCGACAGCCATCGCAGCTACAACCACGACTATCGACGTGGCCGAGATTATCGCCGAGGGGACAGGAGTGAGAGATATATTCGGGAAGACTCTCATTCTGCTAGGAGAGATTCCCGCCGCGACGACAATCGCCCCCATGACCGAGATTCTAAATATAATGACGTCGAAAGGAAGGGTCGGAGTAGCAGCCTGGGCATCCTCGAACGCGTCCTGCCACACGATTTTCGTCCTTCCAAGGCGGATCCCGAGGCTCGAATTCACAGACtacagaaagaaaaggagtgTCCGGGGTTTGACTGGACGCCGGGCTTGGTGTTGGGGTTGATtggggcggcggcgctgttcAACCATGAAAGGTCGCTGATTAGGAGACAGAGGAAGGAGTATTACGATTGA
- a CDS encoding uncharacterized protein (EggNog:ENOG41): MEHDWSAGLSSGKTTFAVLIVMAVLYKGAVNTSPIPNPDLPQAFQLERLRVASDATQEFLATKPDEEGGLTQTIMRAYALDSISNAQKPSENTDIDAIRARCGISPYADLKLYIGYIDIQPLKPHQAADKWPRCLISLDLLSKYFFWLNV, from the exons ATGGAACATGACTGGTCTGCAGGACTCAGCTCAGGAAAGACGACCTTCGCCGTGCTCATCGTCATGGCCGTCCTATACAAAGGCGCCGTGAACACTTCACCAATTCCCAATCCAGACCTGCCACAAGCATTTCAACTGGAAAGACTTCG AGTCGCATCCGACGCTACCCAAGAATTCCTCGCGACAAAGCCAGACGAGGAAGGTGGCCTAACCCAGACCATTATGCGGGCATATGCCCTCGACAGCATATCAAACGCACAGAAACCGTCGGAGAACACCGACATCGATGCCATCCGTGCTAGATGTGGCATCTCGCCTTATGCAGATCTGAAATTGTATATCGGTTATATCGATATACAACCTTTAAAACCCCATCAAGCCGCAGATAAGTGGCCTCGGTGCCTCATTTCACTAGACCTCTTGtcaaaatattttttttggctcAACGTCTAG
- a CDS encoding uncharacterized protein (TransMembrane:9 (n7-18c23/24o310-333i411-435o447-470i482-506o512-535i572-596o602-632i644-663o675-704i)~SECRETED:SignalP(1-23)) codes for MIGKWRAGLRGLVYLFLLSPSTAFYIPGWSIKSYRDGELVPLMVNKAYSDNTQLQFAYTDLPFTCSPTGEHKAGGGLLSGQSVPLNLGEVLRGDRIITSDMELAMTKNTPCTLLCNKEVSRRDLRWSKELIRDGYVAEWIVDNLPGATSFVTADKKRKYYASGFKLGYTEVSPKTGRLHYYLNNHHTIVIRYRRAPGRAGDRDEKIIVGFEVYPKSVGNGNKKDSSGCPVDIQNVGQPFELYIAPNKTSGTELNYDGLSYHPDEVEDDENSPGSLNIPYTYSVYFREDDSIEWAHRWDLYFVNQEGGSRIHWVAIINSLIICGLLTGIVMIILARTIHTDINKGTSAEEGKLRVKRTRAKGDQKTSGLLSQGTDADDNDEDGMSDEGEALEEATGWKLLHGDVFRKPKAGILLAPLVGSGMQLFFMAMGLVALGALGVLNPSFRGGFISVGVGLFIFAGLFSGYFSARVFKSFDGTDFRANAIVTALLFPGLIFGLIFILNLFVWAQASSTAIPFGTLVAILFLWLCIQVPLVYVGSYYGFHKAGAWDHPTKTTTIPRQVPRQAWYSKSIQAALLAGLIPFAVIFIELLFVFQSLWHDKSGYYYVFGFLAVVSAILVVTIAEVTIVTIYAQLCAENYHWWWQSFFIGGGSAFWVFLYSLWYYFFKLHISGFVSSMLFFAYSFMACCVYGLLTGTIGFLSAYAFVRRIYSAIKID; via the exons ATGATTGGCAAATGGAGAGCTGGCCTTAGAGGCCTTGTTtaccttttccttttatcaCCGTCAACGGCTTTTTATATTCCTG GCTGGTCGATCAAGAGCTATAGAGATGGCGAGCTGGTGCCTCTAATGGTCAACAAGGCCTACTCAGATAACACACAGCTGCAATTTGCGTACACCGATTTGCCGTTTACTTGCTCCCCGACTGGGGAACACAAAGCCGGAGGCGGCTTGCTGAGCGGCCAAAGCGTTCCCTTGAATCTGGGAGAGGTGCTACGCGGGGATCGCATTATTACATCGGATATGGAGCTCGCCATGACAAAAAATACCCCGTGTACGCTGCTTTGCAATAAAGAAGTATCACGCCGTGACCTGCGTTGGTCGAAAGAGTTGATTCGAGATGGATACGTAGCAGAATGGATTGTGGATAATCTCCCCGGCGCAACCAGCTTTGTCACGGCCGACAAGAAGCGCAAGTATTACGCTTCCGGTTTCAAGTTGGGATATACTGAAGTCTCCCCAAAGACGGGGAGGCTTCACTATTACCTTAACAATCACCATACTATCGTCATCCGGTATCGCAGGGCACCGGGCCGAGCTGGTGATCGTGACGAGAAGATTATTGTAGGATTCGAAGTCTACCCTAAGAGCGTTGGAAATGGGAACAAAAAGGACAGTTCGGGATGTCCAGTGGATATACAAAACGTGGGCCAGCCCTTTGAGCTCTACATTGCTCCAAACAAGACGTCGGGCACAGAGCTGAATTATGATGGTCTATCATATCACCCCGACGAAgtagaggatgatgaaaataGCCCTGGCTCCCTGAATATTCCATATACCTACTCAGTCTATTTTCGCGAAGATGACAGCATCGAGTGGGCTCATCGCTGGGATCTCTATTTCGTGAaccaagaaggaggctcGCGTATCCACTGGGTGGCCATTATTAATTCTCTTATTATCTGTGGGCTACTGACAGGAATTGTTATGATCATCCTCGCTAGGACTATTCATACTGATATCAATAAGGGTACTTCTGCTGAGGAAGGGAAACTAAGGGTTAAGAGGACAAGGGCCAAGGGCGATCAGAAAACTTCGGGCTTGTTGAGCCAGGGAACAGACGCCGACGAcaacgatgaagatggaatGTCCGACGAAGGCGAGGCCTTGGAAGAGGCTACAGGGTGGAAACTGCTTCATGGAGATGTGTTCCGGAAGCCCAAAGCTGGAATTTTACTGGCTCCCCTCGTTGGATCGGGGATGCAGCTGTTTTTCATGGCTATGGGACTCGTTGCACTTGGTGCATTAGGAGTTCTAAACCCCAGCTTTCGAGGCGGCTTCATCAGCGTTGGCGTGGGACTCTTTATTTTTGCAGGACTCTTCTCTGGCTACTTTTCCGCGCGCGTCTTCAAGAGCTTCGACGGAACCGATTTCCGTGCAAACGCCATCGTCACGGCACTGCTATTTCCCGGCCTCATATTTGGGCtgatcttcatcctcaatcTCTTTGTATGGGCCCAAGCCTCAAGTACGGCAATCCCTTTTGGCACCCTCGTCGCtattctctttctctggcTCTGCATACAGGTCCCGCTGGTCTATGTTGGGTCTTATTACGGCTTCCACAAGGCTGGTGCCTGGGATCACCCTACTAAAACGACAACGATTCCTCGACAAGTTCCTCGCCAAGCTTGGTATAGCAAATCTATTCAAGCAGCCCTGCTGGCGGGTTTGATTCCCTTTGCCGTGATCTTTATTGAATTATTATTCGTATTCCAATCCCTGTGGCATGACAAGAGTGGCTACTACTATgtctttggcttcttggcAGTCGTATCTGCCATTCTGGTAGTTACTATAGCCGAAGTGACCATTGTAACCATCTACGCTCAGTTGTGCGCAGAGAACTACCACTGGTGGTGGCAGTCATTCTTCATCGGAGGTGGGAGCGCATTCTGGGTCTTTCTTTACTCGTTGTGGTATTATTTCTTCAAGCTTCATATTAGCGGCTTTGTAAGTAGCATGCTATTCTTTGCCTACAGCTTTATGGCATGCTGCGTATATGGGCTTTTAACCGGCACTATTGGATTCTTGAGCGCCTATGCATTCGTACGCAGGATATATAG TGCGATCAAGATTGACTGA